One window from the genome of Verrucomicrobiota bacterium encodes:
- a CDS encoding NAD(P)-dependent glycerol-3-phosphate dehydrogenase, with product MKVGVLGSGAWGTALARLLALAGNPVILWGHDPGHIEELARRRENVRHLPGIAIPEPCAFESQLERVAGEAELMVVAVPSQAVRSVALALSDFKGIIVSVTKGIEYETGLTMCGVMRLLCPLASPVALSGPSLAMEVGRDIPTAVVSASVDRDAAEAVQRLFHRPAFRVYTSPDPLGVELGGALKNVVAIAAGVCDGLGFGDNSKAALITRAIVEIRRLGVACGAQAETFAGLGGLGDLTVTCFSRLSRNRAFGERLGRGETVDAILRTSTHVTEGFPTSRSAFHLARQLAVETPIIDQVHAMLHEGKAATMAVQDLTSRESKSEQS from the coding sequence GTGAAAGTCGGAGTCTTGGGATCGGGTGCTTGGGGAACGGCGCTGGCACGCCTCCTGGCCCTGGCCGGAAACCCCGTGATCCTCTGGGGACACGACCCTGGGCACATCGAGGAACTGGCCCGCCGCCGCGAAAATGTCCGTCATTTGCCCGGCATCGCCATTCCGGAGCCTTGCGCCTTCGAGTCCCAATTGGAACGAGTCGCCGGGGAGGCAGAACTCATGGTGGTGGCCGTTCCCAGCCAGGCCGTGCGATCGGTGGCCCTGGCGTTGTCCGACTTCAAAGGCATCATCGTAAGCGTCACCAAGGGCATCGAGTACGAAACGGGACTCACGATGTGCGGCGTGATGCGTCTGCTTTGTCCCCTCGCATCACCCGTGGCCTTGTCGGGACCGAGCCTGGCCATGGAAGTAGGCCGCGATATTCCGACAGCAGTGGTTTCGGCATCCGTCGATCGCGACGCGGCGGAAGCGGTCCAGCGTTTGTTTCATCGCCCGGCGTTCCGTGTTTACACGAGCCCGGATCCATTAGGCGTGGAATTGGGCGGCGCGTTGAAGAACGTGGTCGCCATCGCAGCCGGGGTCTGCGACGGATTGGGCTTCGGGGACAACTCCAAAGCCGCGCTGATCACCCGGGCCATCGTGGAGATCCGGCGCCTGGGCGTCGCGTGCGGAGCCCAGGCCGAAACATTCGCCGGACTGGGTGGGCTGGGAGACTTGACCGTGACCTGTTTTTCAAGACTGAGCCGCAATCGCGCCTTTGGGGAGCGGCTCGGACGAGGGGAAACTGTGGACGCCATTCTCCGGACCTCAACCCACGTGACCGAGGGGTTCCCAACCTCGCGCTCGGCGTTTCACCTGGCCCGCCAACTCGCGGTGGAAACCCCCATCATCGATCAGGTTCATGCCATGCTCCACGAAGGCAAAGCCGCGACGATGGCCGTGCAGGACCTCACCTCGCGCGAATCAAAATCGGAGCAGTCCTGA